In one Nicotiana sylvestris chromosome 8, ASM39365v2, whole genome shotgun sequence genomic region, the following are encoded:
- the LOC138874662 gene encoding uncharacterized protein: MVIKRQGEVDHLLKQGYLTELFSEKGKQSYMKNKQEPPKPPSPKMTVNVINAGEEINGVTYTTANKVSKVTITHGKWVRHVLEEESITFDDADVDGVLTPHNDALVISLLVHDTNVKRVLIDPGSSMNIILLRVLHEMQAEDKLVPKVHTLSGFDNSSVVTKGEVILTTFAEGVVKDTKFHVVEMEIAYNMILGRPWIHEMNVVPSTLHQVIKFPSPWGICQIRGDQ, from the coding sequence ATGGTCATAAAACGGCAAGGTGAAGTTGATCATCTATTAAAGCAAGGGTATCTCACCGAAttattcagtgagaaaggtaagcaatcATACATGAAGAATAAGCAGGAGCCccctaaaccaccttctcccaaaatgACCGTTAATGTTATAAACGCAGGTGAAGAAATCAATGGTGTGACGTACACAACAGCCAATAAAGTTTCAAAGGTCACAATTACCCATGGGAAGTGGGTTCGACATGTCTTAGAGGAAGAaagtattacatttgatgatgcagatgtgGATGGCGTATTAACTCCACATAACGATGCCctggtaatatctctacttgtacatgatactaatgtgaaacgagttttgattgatccaggtagttccatgAACATTATTCTGCTAAGAGTACTAcacgagatgcaagctgaagataaattAGTACCAAAGGTGCATACTTTGTCTGGATTCGACAATTCCAGTGTTGTGACGAAAGGGGAGGTAATACTTACTACATTCGCAGAAGGtgttgtcaaagatacaaagtttcacGTGGTAGAGATGGAGATagcttacaatatgattcttgggagaccatggatccacgagatgAATGTTGTTCCGTCTaccttacatcaagttattaaatttccatcaccatggggaatatgtcaaattcgtggggatcaatAG
- the LOC138874664 gene encoding uncharacterized protein, which translates to MEEEVENFVAKCDKCQRNGNNMHRPTELLHPVIAPWPFMKWGMDIVGLLPQAKGQVKFLLLLTDYFTKWVEVRAFKQIKRVTSTPYHLVGNGQAESTNKVIVNNLKKRLEKSKVEIGEPSTRFTQASDESNDKEMRINLDLLEGKSEVALIRMAAPK; encoded by the exons atggaagaagaagtggaaaatttcgtggctaaatgtgataaatgccaaagaaaTGGTAATAACATGCATAGACCTACGGAGTTgctacatccggtcattgcaccatggccttttatgaaatgggggatggatatcgtgggtctgctaccacaagcaaaaggacaggtaaaattctTGCTCCTTCTCACTGACtactttactaaatgggtagaagtcagagcatttaaacag atcaaaagggttacatccacaccttatcatctGGTGGGTAACGGACAAGCTGAGTCGACAAACAAAGTCATtgtcaacaatttaaagaagcgtttggagaaatccaaag ttgagataggagagccaagCACGAGGTTTACACAAGCGTCAGATGAATCCAATGACAAAGAAATGCGCATAAACCTTGatctacttgaaggaaaaagtgaagttgcattaataagaatggcagcaccaAAGTAG
- the LOC138874663 gene encoding uncharacterized protein, translating into MQLEAEKELQGFNGSNPGIWTLFTDGPSNVKRAGLGIVLVPPTGETIRQAIKCHSITNNEVEYEAMIAGLELERELGINRIVIKSDSYLVFNQMLGTYTAREARMQQYLEKVRDLIRQFQTWKVTQIPRDENVEADALANLASAVDVASNENASVIHLFHSSLDPDKNEVNFNNLTWDWRNEIIVFLQYGTVLEDKKKAHALQKRLLDIV; encoded by the coding sequence atgcaattagaagcagaaaaagaattacaggggTTCAACGGATCTAATCCAggaatttggaccttatttactgatggtCCATCTAATGTGAAGAGAGCAGGCTTaggaattgttttggtaccacctacgggtgaaaccattcgacaagctattaaatgtcattctataactaacaatgaggtagagtatgaagctatgattgcaggtttagaactggaaCGAGAACTCGGAATTAATCGGATtgtaatcaaaagcgattcaTACCTTGTATTTaaccaaatgctggggacttatactgccagggaagcacgaatgcaACAGTATTTAGAGAAGGTACGGGATTTGATTAggcaatttcaaacctggaagGTCACGCAGATACCAAGAGATGAAAATGTCGAGGCAGATGCCCTAGCCAATCTTGCATCTGCGGTAgacgtggcaagcaatgaaaatgcttccGTAATTCACTTGTTTCATTCATCCCTCGATccagacaaaaatgaggtaaattttaataatttaacatgggattggaggaacgagattattgtttttttgcagtatggtaccgttCTTGAAGACAAGAAAAAAGCTCACGCGCTTCAAAAaaggctgctcgatattgtttaa